A region from the Acomys russatus chromosome 20, mAcoRus1.1, whole genome shotgun sequence genome encodes:
- the Cplx4 gene encoding complexin-4: protein MAFFVKNMISNQVKNLGFGGGSEEKKEEGGASDPAAAQGMTREEYEEYQKQMVEEKMERDAAFTQKKAERACLRVHLRDKYRLPKSEMDETQIQLAGDDVDLPEDLRKMVDEDQHEEEEKDSILGQLQNLQNMDLDTIKEKAQATFTEIKQSAEQKCSVM from the exons ATGGctttctttgtgaaaaatatGATAAGTAACCAGGTAAAGAATTTAGGCTTCGGAGGTGGgtctgaagagaagaaagaagaaggaggtgCTTCGGACCCCGCAGCAGCTCAAGGGATGACGAGAGAGGAATATGAGGAGTACCAGAAGCAGATGGTTGAAGAGAA GATGGAGAGAGATGCTGCATTTACTCAGAAAAAGGCAGAGAGGGCTTGCCTCCGAGTCCACCTCAGGGACAAATACAGGCTCCCAAAG agTGAAATGGATGAGACCCAAATCCAATTGGCTGGGGACGACGTGGATTTGCCAGAAGATCTCCGAAAGATGGTAGATGAAGATCaacatgaggaagaagagaaggattcTATCCTTGGGCAGTTGCAGAACCTCCAGAACATGGACTTGGATACCATTAAAGAAAAGGCACAGGCCACCTTCACAGAAATCAAGCAGTCAGCAGAACAGAAGTGCTCTGTGATGTGA